DNA from Gemmatimonadota bacterium:
GTAACCGACTGGGTGATGGCGGACATCTGCGACCTGTCTGCGTTCCCCGATGAAGCGTTCGACGCCGTCGTGTGCTATGGCGGCCCGCTCAGTTACGTGTTCGAACGGCGGCAGGAGGCGCTCGACGAGTTGCGTCGAGTGACCGCACCTGGGGGCTATCTCTTTCTGAGCGTGATGTGCCTGTGGGGATCGATTCATGAGAAGCTGCCCGGTGTCTTGGCCACGGATGCGATGGAGAACGCGCGCATCATCGCGACCGGGGAACTGCGCCTAGGTGCCGATGACGGCACGCGACATCAGTGTCACTTGTACCGGGCACACGAGTTCCGGGTGCTCCTCGAAGCGGCGGGCTGCGAGCTACTGGCGCTCTCCGCATCCAATAGCCTGTCATCCGGCTGGGGCGCATCGTTGGACACGATTCGGGCTGACGCGGCGAGGTGGGAGGAACTTCTCGGCATGGAGGTCGAGGCTGGTGCGCAAGCGGGCTGCCTGGACCTTGGCACGCACCTCATCGCCGTCATCCGGCGTCCAGTGGCCTAACACCCAGATTGACTCTCGGTGCTTCGGCACGTTCACCACGGACGTGCGAGCAGGCTCTGGTCGAGACGCTCTGGCGAGATGTGGCCTAACAGTACGTTGCGCTTCACCGGGCCGCTGCGCGCACGCGCGACCCGAAAGGTCGGTGCAGACCTGCCCTCTGCTCCCGCTCCACCATCGTCAGCGCATGTGCCGCCACCGGCAGCCGCGCGTTGCGCTGTCGTCCTCGACCACGCTCCGTGACGGCGCCGTCGGCGCTATTCTCCGCGGGGCGCAGACGGCGCATTGGGGGGAGCCGCCTGTCCACGTCACCACGCGGAAGAACGTCTGCCATACGCGCGAGGCGCCGAGGGGCTATGCCGATCCTGTTCTCCGCCAAGTCCGTCGATTCCGGTGGGCTGTCGCACGTCTCGCCCGACGGATTCACGCTCGACGCCGTGCGGTGGGCGAGCGTGGAGCACTACTGTCAGGCCCGGAATTTCGCCGGGACGGCCGTCGCCATGCGTACCCGCCGGGCGGAGTCCCCGCGTTAGGCGCGCAAGACGGGGCACGATCGGTCGCTGCTCCTGGCGTGTACCACACGGGAGTCACCGCGCGAGGGCGCGGAGAGAATTATCGTCGCGCTGCAGGCGGCGCTGCGAGAGCGCCTGGCCGCCGATCAGGCGGCACCTGGCGATGCGGCTCCAGCACGGCAGCGCATCGGCTCAGGGGCCAAGAAGTGGCACTGCTGACCGATCGACTCGCCAGCGCTCGGGGACTCCCGCAGGAGTACGTCACGCGGGCGGACCTCCGCGACGGGCAGATCGCCCTGAAGCCGATCCGCGACTCGGCGCAGGTGGATGCACGTCGCGCCACGATGGGCCTCCCGCCGATGACGGAGTATCTGCGCGTGCTCGATTCGGTGTATTTTGGCCGGATCCCGCGATGACTCGCGCGGACCACCGCCCACCCTGCGCCGCTTCAGACAGCGCAGTGTCGGAAGCGGGCGGCGCGCGCATGTGTTGAGCGCGCTGGGGCAGCGCTGGCGCGTCGGGCTCCAACACAACAATTCACTCGCGGCGAACGCCGGTTCGTTCAACCACTACCTCATGCAGCAGCGAGCTACAGACCGTAGCCCCGAGCGTGCACCGGCAGGTACCACCGAATCGCCGCGGCGACTCGGGTGGCCGGCCGTGCTGGCGCTGAACTTCCTCCCCGGCGTCGCCACGGTCGCGCTGGTCGGTGTGCTCCACCCGGCGATCGAGTCGCTCCGATGGCCGCCGGTGGTGGCGTACACGTGCGCGATCGGACTCGTGACGCTCGGCGAGGTCGCGGTGCTCGCCCGGCAGGCGCAACGCCTGTCCAGCACGTGGGATCCGCGCCGCGCCGTCGCCCTCACGGCACGCCTCCCCTTCCGCGCGGCCGTGATCCCGATCGTCGGGTTCATCCTCGTCGCCGCCGGTCTGGCAGCGCTCCTCGATCCGGTGGCAAGCGCGATCAGTGCGCGCCTCGCGCACGTAGTACCAGGGTGGCTCAGCGCCGACACCGATGCCACGACGGTGGCAACCTACGGGCGCACAGCCGTGATGGTCGCCCTGTCGTTCAACTTCCTGATCGATGTCATCGCCAGCCCGTACGTCGAGGAGCTCTACTGGAAGGGTTACCTCATGCGACGGATCCCCGCCCGCGTCGCGCTTCAGCCGGTCGCACTCGCGATCCTCTTCGCGGCGCAGCATTTCTGGCAGCCAGGTGAGTTCCTGCTGGTCGCGCTCCTCCAGGCCGCGATCGGCAGCCACGCCCAGAGGACGAACTCGCTGACGGTGGCCATCTGGACCCACTGGCTTGCCAATGGCATCGTGACCGTCCTTACGATCCGTGAAGTACTCGCCTGAACAGGCAGGGGGCGGATTGGTTCCCCACGATGACCCTTGCCTCAGCCACAATCTCCCGCAAGGAAGGAGCGCCTCGCATGACCAAAGTCACGCCGTTTCTGATGTTCAACGATCAGCTCGACGCGGCGATCGCGTTCTACACCGCCACCTTTCCTGACTCTGAAGTGCGGAACGTCGCCCGCACCGGCACGGATGGGCCGATCGTCTCTGCCGAGTTCGTTGTTGGCGGTCAAGTCTTCATGGGCTACAACGGAGGTCCGTACTTCGCGTTCTCCGAAGGCTTCTCGCTGTACGTTGACTGCGAAGATCAGGCCGAAGTCGACGCGTACTGGGACAAGCTCGTCATGGCCGGCGCGACGCCGACGGCGTGCGGCTGGATCAAGGATCCCTTCGGCCTCTCCTGGCAGATCGTCCCGCGGCGATTCATGGAGCTCATCCGCGACGAGGATCCCGGCAAGGTCAAGGCCGTGATGGACGCCATGATGACGATGGTGAAGCTCGACGTGGCGGCGCTCGAGCGGGCATACAACGAGGCGTAGCAGTCGTCCCACCTGTCCGGAGAACGAGGTGCCGGCATTTCGAACGATCGGCGGGGATCGTGCCGACGCGGGGCTGACCAACATGGAAACCACGATGACGGACGTGAATCAGGGGCGGATTCGAGTTCAACGACTGTCGGCTGTCGTCGCCCTCGTGTTTGGCCTCACGACGCTCGGAGCGGGAGTCAGCGTGCTCGCTGGACGCGACCGGGCCACCTGGTGTATCGACCGCTCCTGCTCTTCAACACGTGCATGGGACTCGGCTACGTGGCTGCTGGGATGCTCGCGTGGCGTCGCGCGATCGCTGGCCGGATTGCTTCGCTGCTGATCGTCGGTCTCAACGCGCTCGTACTGGCTCGTGTCCTGTATCTCTACCGTGTGGGCGGTGTGGTCGCGCTCGACAGCGTGCGCGATGTTCTTGCGGACTGGTGTCTGGCTTGCGCTCTTCCTTCTCCTCTGGTGGGCCGGCAGCCGCCGCCACGCTGCCTAACGGGGAGTGCTGCGGGCAGCGGGACGGTCGACATAGCATCGTCCCGCCTCCCAGCATTCTGAGAAGGCGCAGGTTACCGGTGTCCCGCGATTCCGGTTTGATCGGCATTGCGATCTTCCTCGCGCCGGTCATCGAGGAGATCTCCCGGCGCGGCTGCGGTCATCGCGGGGGAAGCGGATACCTCGCCCGCGCGCTTCCCGCAGCAGCACGACCCTACCGCTTGACCCAGTCGGCAGAGGCCAGCGGGAACTGCATGGCGACGACCTTGCCGCTGGTGCCGATCTTGAAGGTCACCGGCATCTTCCCCATGATCGCATCGTTCATCGTCGCGACAAATGAGTCGAAGTGGAAATGCTCGGAGCTCACCGACGATCGCGCTCTTGTCGTACTTGATGAAGAGCTTCCCGCCGTCCAACCGTACGGTGGCCGTTCCCATGAAGCTGTCCGTGTAGGTCCCGGCGTATGCCTCGAGCGGAAGCGACGGCTTGGTCCCCTCGACCTTGACCGGAGGCTTCGCGGCGGCCCGACGCCGCGCCTGGTCGGCCTGCTCGGCCGCGTAGTACTCGGCGTTGTAGTCCTTGGCTGGGGATATCCCCAGGAGCCGATCGAAGGCGTTGGCCATCAACGGGAGGGTGACGTCGGACTGGTTCATGTTGGTGAGGATGACCATCCCGATCCTGCTTTCGGGGAGGAATCCGACCATGGCCGCCATCCCGTCGATGTTGCCGCCGTGGTTCACCCAGCGCTGGCCGCGGAAGTCCTCGACAAACCACCCGAAGCCGTAACCCAGAAAGCGGGGCGACATCAGGCGGGCGATCATGTCTGGATCATCGACGGTGAACTGCGGGGCCGTCGCCTCGCGCACCATCGCGTCGCTCAGCAATCGCTTCCCCTCGAAGGAGCCGTTGTTGATCCACAAGCGGAGCCACTGTGCCATGTCGGCAGCGTTGGAGTTGATCGACCCGGCTGCCCCCGCGTTGTCGATGTTCCGATACGGGATCGCCGTGACCACACCGCCGAGTTCCGCGTGTGGGGTGGCGACGTTCGGATTGCCTGCCAGCTCCCGCACCGACGTGTTGGACGACGTCATGCGGAGGGGAGCGAAGATCCGGGACTTGATCAGGTCGTCCCAGCTCTGTCCCGTCACCGCGTGCGCCACTTCACCGGCGGTGATGTACATCAGGTTCTGGTACTGGAAGTGCGAGCGAAAGCTGGTGGTCGGCGCGAGTCGTCGGATCGACCGGACGATGTCCTCCCGGCTGTTCGTGGTGGCATACCAGATGTTGTCGCCGCGGCTCATCCCGCTGCGATGCAGCAGGAGATCGCGCACCGTGATCTCGCGGGTGACCCACGGGTCGTACATCTCGAACCACGGGAGGTACTCGGTCACGCGATTGTCGAAGCGGATTCTCCCCTCGTCGGCGAGCATCTCGAGCGTCGCGGCGGTAAAGGCCTTCGAGGAGGAGCCGATCGCGAACATCGTCTGGGCGTTCACCGAGTCGGTCCCGCCGACCGTGCGGACGCCGTAGCCCTTGAGCATGATCACCGAGTCGCCCCGGACAGCCGCAATCGCGAGCCCCGGCACCTTCCACTGCTTCATCGCCGCCATGACGTACTGGTCGAATCCGGTCAGCGGGTTCTTCGTGGCGGCGCGTCTGGGCGTCCGCCGACGTGGTCCACGGCGCGACGAGGGTGAACGCGAGAATCGCAAACCACGAGAGGGGAAAGCCGGGTGAGCGTCGTCCGTGCGTCATGCGGTCGTGTCCGTAAGGGGTCGAGTCCTGTCGCATCGCGGGCGCCATTGAGACTACCTCTCGAGATCGCATCGTGCCAACGTTCGGCCGCAACTCAACCCGGCCTTCGGTCGCACGTCCACACGATTGCTCATGTCCCTGCGTCTGCTACTCGCCGTGACGCTCTTCGCGCTGGCCGCCTGGTCCCCCGTCGGCCTTGCACAAGCCACGCATGACAGCGCCGGTGTGCGCCTCGCCACCTATTCCCGGAGCGCGAAGCCGCGCGCGACCTGGAGCCTGAGCGCACAGCCCCTTCTTGAACTCGGCGTGACCGACGACCCCGCGAGCGAGTTTGCAGCGGTGCGTGGTGTGGTGCGTCTCGCGGATGGCGGCGTCGCCGTCGCGAACGGCGCCAGCAACGGATCCGCGTGTTCTCACGCGATGGGCGGTTCGTGCGTGCGTTGGGACGGGCGGGAAGCGGCCCGGTGAGTTTCGCCCGGATCACCTGACTGCTGCGGCGGGGCGACACGCTGGTCGGCGTCGACGGGGACTCGCGGCCAATCTTCGAGCCATCCGGCCGCTTGGTTTCGTAGCGCGCCGGCGCGCCGCGCCGGGAGTGCACCCCGCAACGCATCGGTCTTGGCGCGGGGCGCGACGTCCTACGTACTCGTCACGGATGGCGCGCCGATGGCCGAGCGTGAGCGCCAGATCATCTTCTACACGCTCACGGTCGCCGACGCCGCGGGCGACTCGCTGCTCCCCTTGTCACGATGCCCGGATACCGGCAAGCCCGATCACGGCTTTCGCCCGCCAGCTGCTCGAGGCAGAAGGCGTGGTCGCGCGTCCGACTCCAGCGCGTGCGCCGGATACTCTGATCGGCTGGTGCTCACCTGCCACGGGCCCAGGGGCGTGCGCGCGTCCGCATCAGCCGCGACATCGCGCCGCGCGCGATTCGCGAGGAGGAACGCGCGCTGGTGCGTCAGGCGTACCTCGACGCCAACCGGGACGCCCCGCCGGCCGTACGCCAGCAGATGACGACGGCGGTGCAGGCGTTCCCATTCGCGAGCACCGCTCCCGCCTTCAGTCGTCTCGCGCTCGGGCCCGATGGTGAGTTGTGGGTCGGTCCCTTTGATCCCGGCTTCGGCCTGCCGGGTCCCGGGGCGCCCCTCGCCCCCACCACGCCGCAGACGTGGAGCGTGTTCGCACCGGACGGTACGTGGCGGGCCGAGGTGACGCTCCCGCGGCGGTTTGCGCCGTTCGAGTTCGGGCGCGACTATGTGGCCGGTGTCGCGTTCGATGCCGATGACGTCGAACGCGTGGTCGTGTGGGGCGTGCGTCGTTAGGGTGCTCGCGTGATGAGGCCGCAACAGATGCTGGAGGATCAAGGATCCCCATGGTGAAACGCGCCGGCGTGACCGTGCTGCTGGTCATCTTGTGGGCCGCCGGGATTCTCGGTGGCGCACTCTTTGGCTGGTGGCGGCGGCCGCTTACGCCCACGGATGATCCCCGCGCCTTCAGCAAGCCGCCATCCCCATCATCAACGCGGGGAATCGCGCCAACACTGCCGTCATCCTTATCAGGAGAGGCGCCATCGGCGCTGAGTTCTATTCCGCGAGTCGCGACTCCATCGACCGAAATAGCGTCTTCGCCACCGCGTCATTGAGCAAGTGGATCACGGCACATGCCGCCATGAAGCTGGTGGAGCAAGGCAAGCTGGACCTCGATCGACCGGTTGAGGGCTACCTCACGCGATGGCACCTTCCATCAACCGCGTTCGATTCGCGTGAAGTCACCGCGCGGCGACTTCTCAGTCACACGGCCGGGCTGACCGATGGCCTTGGCTTCGGGGACTATCGACGAGACGAGGCCCTTCCAACATTGGAGGAGGCGCTGGCCGCGCCTCGGGCATCCAGCGGCCGCCCTTCCTCGCCCATCGCCGTGGGGATCCAGCCAGGCTCTCAGTTTCGGTACTCGGGCGGTGGCTACTTGCTGCTCGAGCTGCTGGTGGAAGAACTCTCGGGAGAGCGGTTCGACACCTTCGTCACTCGCGAGGTGCTCCACCCCTCGGCATGACGCGCTCGGGATACGCCGACCTTTCTGCAACGACCAACTCGGCCAAGTCATACTACGCCGACGGCCGGCCAGCACCGATCTACCAGTACGCGTCACGGGCAGCGACGGGGTTCACTACGTCTGCCAGCGACATGGTCAGTTTGGTCCTGGCGCAGCTGCGAACGGTCGAGGGGAGCCCACTCGCCAGGACGACGCTCGAGTCGATGCGCATCGCCGAGGCACGATCGATGGGCGCCGACCTCTGGGGGTTGGGCACCGTGCTGTACGCGCCGACGAAGAATGGCGGCGTCATCTTCGGCCATGACGGAGCCAATGAGCCAGCGATCAGTGCAACCGTCCGGATCAACCCCGACACGGAGGACGCGATCATCGTCCTGGCGACCGGCAGCAAGGCACTCGCGTCGCAGCTCGGCGCGGAGTGGGTGTTCTGGCAAACCGGCCTGCCTGACGTACTCACCATCCCCTCCGAGATTCGGCGAGTGATGCCTCTGATTGGTTGGGGGGCGTGTGGCATCGTGCTGCTCGCCTTCGCGTCAGCCTGGCGTACGCGGGGCAAGCGAATCACGGGCGGCACCTAACGACCGGTGGTCGCGGACGGCGCCGAATGTCGGCCGTGCGCCGCGAGGGCGCATCGCCTCCCGTAGGTCGCACGGGTGACTCACCTCGCGAAGGGCCGCAGGATTCACATCCAAAGGAGGACGGCATGGCGAAGCTCGTGTTCGGAATGAACCAATCGCTGGACGGGTATGTCGACCACATGGCGTTCGCGCCAAGCCCAGCGCTGTTTCGCCACTTCGTCGAGGAGGCTCAGGGGCAGGCAGGCAGTGTGTACGGCCGCCGTATGTACGAGATCATGCGCTACTGGGACGACGACCATCCTGAATGGGGTGCAGATGAACGCGCCTTCGCGGCGGCGTGGCGGAAGCAGCCAAAGTGGGTCGCCTCGCGCACGTTGACCGAGGTCGGCCCCAACGCCACCCTGCTCGACGCCAATCTCGAGGGCGCGATCCGCGCGCTGAAGGCCGAGCGCGACGGGGAGATCGAAGTGGCCGGCCCTGTCCTGGCGCACTGCCTAACCACTCTTGGCCTCATCGATGAGTATCGCATCTACCTGCATCCCGTCGTGCTGGGGCACGGCGCGCCATACTTCGCCGGACCCCGGCCGCGACTTCGCCTGATCGCGAGCGATCGGATGGACGATGGGGTGATCAGGTTGAGCTACGCACCTGTCGGGTCTTAACGCCGAGTGTAGCCGCTGTAGACCTGGCCGGCGTCCTGCGGGCACGAGAGGAAGCGCCAGGCCGCCCGACGATCCGCCCAGTCGCCGCACAACAGGTTGAGCTGCTCGCCCTGGCTGCCGCTCATCTGCCAATGCAGGTGGCGCGGCGCGAGCGACAGGTCAGCCGTACGCTGCACGCTCTCGGAACCGCACTGCAGGATGCGGTCGGTCAGGCTCGACGACGTGGGCTGCAACACCAGGTTGCCACCGTTGGGGTTGTAGGGCGAGGTGGTCACCCGCACCACACCTTGCTCCACGAGCAGCAGGTCACGCGTGCACACCGGCGCGCTCAGCACGTCAGGACGGCGCACCACCAGTTCATAGCGCCCGCCGTCCAGGATGCGCAGCCCGGCCCGGTAGCGCCGGTCGTCGTAGTGCGTCTGCGGCGACAGGAAGCCGGCCGCGTCCAGCGGCGCATCATGCGACGCCACCAGCCAGGTCCCCAGCATGCGTGGTGGCGGTGGCTGCGTGGGTGGCGTGCTGTTGGGCAACATGTCGGCGGCTTCTGGCAACGGCCGCCTGCAGGCGCTCGAAGCTCTTGATGGTCTCCGACACGTCGGCGTTGGTGAGCGCCAGGTGGTAGGTGGGCAGGCCGTACACGGACTGCAACTCGGTCAGGTCCACCTTGTAGCGGAGCGGCGCCAGCGAGCCCGCACCCTCCCGCTCCACGCAGCTCCTGGGGGCGCTGGACGTGAGGCGATGCGTGGCCTCGTGCGCGCGCTGCGGCTGCATCACGAGCAGGCGGCCCTGCAGCGTGAGCGTACCATCGTGGCTGATCGTGCGGCTGCATTGCTGGTCGCGAAAGCCGTAGAAGTAGCGATAGTGGCCGTCCGGTTCCACGCGCAGGTAAGTGCCGCCGCCTCCGTCCATGGTAGTCATGGAGGTGGTCATGGTCTCGTAGGTGCGCCCCGATGCCATGGTCTGCGTGCCGAAGGAGACGCGGAAGTCGCGCTTGATGGTGTCGAACACCCAGATGCCTTGCAGCTGCTCCACGCTGGGCTCGCGGCGCAGGTCCAGTGCGCGCCCGGCCAGCGCATCGGCTGGGACACGTCCCGCCCCGGCCCCGGCCGCCACGGGCGCAGGGCCTGCGGGCCCTGGCGGCGCCGCCGGCGTGGGGGACGTGGCCGGCGCCGGGGGCGGCGCGGCCGCCGCAAGGCGGGCCGCGTCTGGCGTTAGGCGCATCCCGTTGAACATCTGTGTGGCCCGTTCGGCGAAGCGCTGATAGCCTGCATCGGAATCGGCCATGAATATCATGGTTCCGCAGGCGCGCCACGCTCGGCGCGCGCCAGATAGGAGAAGTGCCGCGTCCCCTGGCTGGTCGTGTACGTGGCGAACCAGGCGGCGAATTCACCCGCCGAGCCAGTGCCGCGCTTGAGCGGGTACGCGCGCACCAGGGAGAGGGCGAGCGATGCTTCCAGCTGCTGGCGGTTTGCGGTGAATTGTGCCGTGAAGTCCGGTCCCTGCGGCTGCACCGGCAGGAGGAGGATGTACACACTCCCCGGCGCGACGCCCGGTGGCGCGAAGAGCGTGGCACCGTCCTGCGCGGCGCTCACCCAACCTGCAGGCGGCGTGACACTGTAGGCGGTGGGCTGTGCCACCGCCGGTGTGAACCGCGCGGCGCCCGCCAGCAGCATGAACGGCGCGATGAAGCGGAGCTTCGTTCCAGTCACCGGCATAGAGGTTCGGCAATTACGTGCGAATGTCGCGGAGGCCGATCATGCGTTGCGCCCCGCGGCGATCGGTGGTGCCGCAGCCGCTCGATCGGCGTGCTTCGAGTATAGGCCGCGCCCACCGGGCACGGAGAGCCCGCGGGTGCAACGTCGCGATCCTCGCCGCGCCGTCGCGTGTTGCCTCCGGACCGCCGAGCTCGAGTAGGGCCGTCCTCTTCTCCCTCACCTTCCTCCCGCAGGTTGTCAACACTGCCCGGGCCTAGCTGTGGGCGCGGCGCCGCCGAGTGGGCGCAGGCCCGTTGGTGTGGATGTGCCCGTCGCGGGCACAACGGACTCGACGCAGGGGAAGGCGACGCACAGATTCACCGCCAGCCCACACTCGATGCCCGGCCTCGCCACCCGACGCCACATCACGAGCGCCACTCGGACCCTCCGATGGCTACGTTAGGCCGTCACCCGCACAGGAGAGGGGCGCCGCATGAGTCGCGTATTCGTCAACATCGGGTTGAGCCTCGATGGCTACATGGCACCGGACGGCATGACCATGGAGAACTTCGAGTACAAGAACTGGGGGGCCAAGTGGGGGGCGATGATGGCGTGGATCCTCAACCAACAGTACTTCCGCGAGAACCTCCAGCTCGGAACCGGGGGAGAGACCGGCCCGGTCAATGACCTGGTTCGTCACACCACGGAGCGCATCGGGGCGAACATCATGGGCAAGCGCATGTTCGACCAGGGCGAACGCGTGTGGCCAGAGAACGCTCCGTTTCATACCCCGGTCTACGTCCTCACGCATGAGCAGCGCGAACCCTGGGTACGCCCAGGCGGGACGACCTTCTACTTCATCAACTACGGGCCAGAGCGGGCACTCGAGCTGGCTCGGGAAGCCGCCGGCAGTCGTGACGTCCGTCTCGCGGGTGGAGCAGATGTGATCCAGCAGTACCTGAACCTGGGTGCCGTCGACGAGTTGGAGATCGCCTTGGCCCCCGTGTTGTTCGGCGGTGGGCGGCGTCTCTTCGAGAACCTGCGCGACCCCGGGCCGCAGTTTCGCATTGACCGGGTGCTCGATGGCCCGGCCGCCACGCACTTGCGCTATGTGCGTGCGTGATGATGGCCTAACTATCGGTGGCAGGGCGCGCCCTGCCACCCACCCGGCACTACTTCATCGCGAGCACGTGCGCCACGAACTGATCGACGGCGATCTCGGTCCCCTGGTAGAAGCCCGACGTCTTGTTCGTCTCGAGGTCCGCTTCACTCCGATGCAGCGCCGTGAACACGTAGCGTGTGCCGGTCCCAACCGACTCCATCGTCACGATGGCCGTGATCGGAATGTCGTCGAAGACCGCCGGGCGATACCCGGGAACAGCATGGAAGTCCAAACCAGTCGCTGCATCGGGACGACGTCGAGGAAACAACCGAGGTTCGGAATCTCCGGACCGTCTCCCACGGCGATGTCGATGCTGAAGATGCCCCCCGGCAACACATCCATCTCGGTTCGCGCCACACGCCCCCACGGCTTGGGCATGTACCACTCCATGAGGTGTTCCGGTTTCGTCAACGCTTCCCAGACGAGCCGCGGGGGTGCGTCGATGAACCGTTCGATGGCGAAGTCGAGCTTCGGATTGAAGGCGAAGTGCGTGCTCATGATCCGGATTCCTTCTCCTTGAGTTGTTTGACGTAGCGATCGAACCGGTCCAGTCGAGATTCCCACTCC
Protein-coding regions in this window:
- a CDS encoding methyltransferase domain-containing protein, producing the protein MTSYNPASVARYFDALGAREWTRLVETPTAEVKLHVHSHYLRRYVTPGMRVLDIGAGAGRFTQVLATLGASVTVADLSPVQLSLNKQHAAEHAFAHAVTDWVMADICDLSAFPDEAFDAVVCYGGPLSYVFERRQEALDELRRVTAPGGYLFLSVMCLWGSIHEKLPGVLATDAMENARIIATGELRLGADDGTRHQCHLYRAHEFRVLLEAAGCELLALSASNSLSSGWGASLDTIRADAARWEELLGMEVEAGAQAGCLDLGTHLIAVIRRPVA
- a CDS encoding CPBP family intramembrane metalloprotease, which translates into the protein MLSALGQRWRVGLQHNNSLAANAGSFNHYLMQQRATDRSPERAPAGTTESPRRLGWPAVLALNFLPGVATVALVGVLHPAIESLRWPPVVAYTCAIGLVTLGEVAVLARQAQRLSSTWDPRRAVALTARLPFRAAVIPIVGFILVAAGLAALLDPVASAISARLAHVVPGWLSADTDATTVATYGRTAVMVALSFNFLIDVIASPYVEELYWKGYLMRRIPARVALQPVALAILFAAQHFWQPGEFLLVALLQAAIGSHAQRTNSLTVAIWTHWLANGIVTVLTIREVLA
- a CDS encoding VOC family protein, which codes for MTKVTPFLMFNDQLDAAIAFYTATFPDSEVRNVARTGTDGPIVSAEFVVGGQVFMGYNGGPYFAFSEGFSLYVDCEDQAEVDAYWDKLVMAGATPTACGWIKDPFGLSWQIVPRRFMELIRDEDPGKVKAVMDAMMTMVKLDVAALERAYNEA
- a CDS encoding serine hydrolase, which codes for MAAMKQWKVPGLAIAAVRGDSVIMLKGYGVRTVGGTDSVNAQTMFAIGSSSKAFTAATLEMLADEGRIRFDNRVTEYLPWFEMYDPWVTREITVRDLLLHRSGMSRGDNIWYATTNSREDIVRSIRRLAPTTSFRSHFQYQNLMYITAGEVAHAVTGQSWDDLIKSRIFAPLRMTSSNTSVRELAGNPNVATPHAELGGVVTAIPYRNIDNAGAAGSINSNAADMAQWLRLWINNGSFEGKRLLSDAMVREATAPQFTVDDPDMIARLMSPRFLGYGFGWFVEDFRGQRWVNHGGNIDGMAAMVGFLPESRIGMVILTNMNQSDVTLPLMANAFDRLLGISPAKDYNAEYYAAEQADQARRRAAAKPPVKVEGTKPSLPLEAYAGTYTDSFMGTATVRLDGGKLFIKYDKSAIVGELRAFPLRLICRDDERCDHGEDAGDLQDRHQRQGRRHAVPAGLCRLGQAVGSCCCGKRAGEVSASPAMTAAAPGDLLDDRREEDRNADQTGIAGHR
- a CDS encoding beta-lactamase family protein; this encodes MPIINAGNRANTAVILIRRGAIGAEFYSASRDSIDRNSVFATASLSKWITAHAAMKLVEQGKLDLDRPVEGYLTRWHLPSTAFDSREVTARRLLSHTAGLTDGLGFGDYRRDEALPTLEEALAAPRASSGRPSSPIAVGIQPGSQFRYSGGGYLLLELLVEELSGERFDTFVTREVLHPSA
- a CDS encoding dihydrofolate reductase family protein; its protein translation is MAKLVFGMNQSLDGYVDHMAFAPSPALFRHFVEEAQGQAGSVYGRRMYEIMRYWDDDHPEWGADERAFAAAWRKQPKWVASRTLTEVGPNATLLDANLEGAIRALKAERDGEIEVAGPVLAHCLTTLGLIDEYRIYLHPVVLGHGAPYFAGPRPRLRLIASDRMDDGVIRLSYAPVGS
- a CDS encoding dihydrofolate reductase family protein; translation: MSRVFVNIGLSLDGYMAPDGMTMENFEYKNWGAKWGAMMAWILNQQYFRENLQLGTGGETGPVNDLVRHTTERIGANIMGKRMFDQGERVWPENAPFHTPVYVLTHEQREPWVRPGGTTFYFINYGPERALELAREAAGSRDVRLAGGADVIQQYLNLGAVDELEIALAPVLFGGGRRLFENLRDPGPQFRIDRVLDGPAATHLRYVRA
- a CDS encoding SRPBCC domain-containing protein gives rise to the protein MSTHFAFNPKLDFAIERFIDAPPRLVWEALTKPEHLMEWYMPKPWGRVARTEMDVLPGGIFSIDIAVGDGPEIPNLGCFLDVVPMQRLVWTSMLFPGIARRSSTTFRSRPS